From a region of the Geothrix sp. 21YS21S-2 genome:
- a CDS encoding 2-C-methyl-D-erythritol 4-phosphate cytidylyltransferase, protein MRIDRPFLVIPAGGRGVRMGGGTPKQFRDWGGVTLLEATVRAFLAPGMPDLAGIALAVPEDRLDEVRAWRFGLPHWTVVGGATRQASVALALAALPDVPSAPVLIHDAVRPFPPAFPVQEALAALEAWDGAVLGEPSTDTLKRVDAQGRILGTEPREGIFRAQTPQVARLSLWLDAFRWAADQGFAATDDVSLLEAKGLRVKLIPSPPTNLKLTTPEDWDRWHPGTTGCGGSAHSRGGPVANQGL, encoded by the coding sequence GTGAGAATTGACCGGCCTTTCCTGGTGATCCCCGCCGGCGGGCGGGGCGTGCGCATGGGCGGCGGAACGCCCAAGCAGTTCCGGGACTGGGGCGGTGTCACCCTTCTCGAGGCCACGGTGCGGGCCTTCCTCGCCCCCGGCATGCCGGACCTGGCGGGCATCGCCCTGGCCGTGCCCGAGGATCGCCTGGACGAGGTGCGGGCCTGGCGCTTCGGCCTTCCCCACTGGACCGTGGTGGGGGGCGCGACCCGGCAGGCGTCCGTGGCCCTGGCCCTGGCCGCCCTTCCCGACGTCCCCTCGGCCCCCGTTCTCATCCACGATGCCGTGCGCCCGTTTCCGCCCGCCTTTCCCGTCCAGGAGGCCCTGGCCGCCCTGGAGGCTTGGGATGGCGCGGTGCTGGGCGAACCTTCGACGGATACCCTCAAGCGGGTGGACGCCCAGGGCCGGATCCTCGGCACGGAACCCCGGGAGGGCATCTTCCGGGCTCAGACGCCCCAGGTCGCACGGCTGTCCCTTTGGTTGGACGCCTTCCGGTGGGCCGCGGACCAGGGGTTCGCCGCCACCGACGACGTCTCCCTGCTGGAGGCCAAGGGCCTGCGCGTGAAGCTCATCCCGTCGCCCCCCACGAACCTCAAGCTGACCACCCCGGAGGATTGGGACCGCTGGCATCCAGGAACCACAGGGTGTGGTGGATCGGCCCACAGTCGGGGCGGTCCCGTAGCGAATCAAGGCCTTTAG
- a CDS encoding HAD family hydrolase codes for MAVLGAPPGGALAGTSIDALLEALLRGRAPKRVWVAESLRPAWEDRIRAAGAECRSLWLEGREVLNTLMDAAAECGPQEQIWLNLDRTPALDTMDLLTLDAFLAFAATRPHPPLAVLLRDDAPGLVRTQRLAVDRHGIVLLLREGPYGACALGRPEVLASLGAAAGGSLPATFATATRERQLLALDVDGVLIDPGRSFVEAVSAALAELAPALVWDDEHFAAFKRVGGFNNDFRLTAGALALAEIGGLDDLRHATGKGFPHLEPRIRELEPRCQDVVQKHYARTRRMERPMVSREDLDAFPGDLAIFTGRPPDELTLAFQVLGFRIPAVSDSAPHLRKPRAEGLIQLADAFRSTRVVFVGDTCDDASALRGARALCPGVDWVFAAVGPDRQWVAGEEDLQAPRLKDLLRTLGSRP; via the coding sequence ATGGCGGTGCTCGGCGCCCCGCCGGGCGGAGCCCTGGCGGGAACGTCCATCGATGCCCTGCTGGAGGCCCTGCTGCGGGGCCGGGCCCCGAAGCGGGTCTGGGTGGCGGAATCCCTGCGGCCCGCGTGGGAGGACCGGATCCGGGCCGCCGGCGCCGAGTGCCGCTCCCTCTGGCTGGAAGGGCGGGAGGTGCTGAACACCCTCATGGACGCCGCCGCCGAGTGCGGTCCCCAGGAACAGATCTGGTTGAACCTGGACCGCACCCCGGCCCTGGACACCATGGACCTGCTCACCCTGGACGCCTTCCTGGCCTTCGCCGCAACCCGGCCCCACCCCCCCCTGGCGGTGCTCCTGCGGGACGACGCGCCCGGCCTGGTGCGCACCCAGCGCCTGGCGGTGGACCGGCACGGCATCGTGCTGCTCCTCCGGGAGGGCCCATACGGGGCTTGCGCCCTGGGCCGGCCCGAGGTGCTCGCGAGCCTGGGCGCTGCGGCCGGCGGCAGCCTGCCCGCGACCTTCGCCACCGCCACCCGGGAGCGCCAGCTCCTGGCCCTGGACGTGGACGGCGTCCTCATCGATCCGGGCCGTTCCTTCGTGGAGGCCGTATCCGCCGCCCTGGCCGAGCTGGCCCCGGCCCTGGTGTGGGATGACGAGCACTTCGCCGCCTTCAAGCGGGTGGGGGGCTTCAACAACGACTTCCGGCTCACCGCCGGGGCCCTGGCCCTGGCCGAGATCGGCGGCCTGGACGATCTCCGGCACGCCACCGGCAAGGGCTTCCCCCACCTGGAGCCCCGCATCCGGGAACTCGAGCCCCGCTGCCAGGACGTGGTGCAGAAGCACTATGCCAGGACCCGGCGCATGGAGCGCCCCATGGTCAGCCGGGAGGACCTGGACGCCTTCCCCGGGGACCTGGCCATCTTCACCGGGCGCCCCCCGGACGAGCTCACCCTCGCCTTCCAGGTGCTGGGCTTCCGCATCCCCGCCGTGTCCGACAGCGCACCCCACCTGCGCAAGCCCAGGGCCGAAGGCCTCATCCAGCTGGCCGACGCCTTCCGGAGCACCCGGGTGGTCTTCGTGGGCGACACCTGCGACGACGCCTCGGCGCTGCGCGGCGCCCGGGCCCTGTGCCCCGGCGTGGACTGGGTGTTCGCCGCCGTGGGCCCGGACCGCCAGTGGGTCGCCGGGGAGGAGGACCTCCAGGCCCCCCGCCTCAAGGACCTCCTGCGCACCCTGGGCTCC
- the lpxC gene encoding UDP-3-O-acyl-N-acetylglucosamine deacetylase — MHRNRHAQTLRQAATLSGRGLHGDLPCTVVLRPAERASGITFVHTPTGVEIPALAEFVGDCSLATSLTRDGVRLQTVEHLLSALMGLGIDHVTIEVDGEELPILDGSSEPWVRLILEAGIRPMAIWPRTLRILKPVEVRMGDKWMRVSPWNGLRLAYTIVYDNPYIGRQSRELTLTTEKYVRELGLARTFCLESDINFMRSRGLAKGGSLDNAVVFGANGPLNESLRFEDEAVRHKMMDLVGDLALLGAPLEGFVEAHCAGHAVHVALAKAILADPTAWTWADSEAGVRPRKLFAQGLPAAHAIPA, encoded by the coding sequence ATGCACCGGAACCGCCACGCCCAGACGCTCCGCCAGGCCGCGACACTGTCGGGCCGGGGGCTCCACGGCGACCTCCCCTGCACCGTGGTGCTCCGGCCTGCGGAACGGGCCTCCGGCATCACCTTCGTCCACACCCCCACGGGCGTGGAGATCCCCGCGCTCGCCGAGTTCGTGGGCGACTGCAGCCTGGCCACCTCCCTGACCCGGGACGGCGTCCGCCTCCAGACCGTCGAGCACCTCCTCTCGGCCCTCATGGGCCTGGGCATCGACCACGTCACCATCGAGGTGGACGGCGAGGAGCTCCCCATCCTGGACGGCTCCTCCGAGCCCTGGGTCCGCCTGATCCTCGAGGCCGGCATCCGCCCCATGGCCATCTGGCCCCGCACCCTGCGGATCCTCAAGCCCGTGGAAGTGCGCATGGGCGACAAGTGGATGCGCGTGTCCCCCTGGAACGGACTGCGGCTGGCCTACACCATCGTCTACGACAACCCCTACATCGGGCGCCAGAGCCGCGAGCTGACCCTAACCACGGAGAAGTACGTCCGCGAGCTGGGGCTGGCCCGCACCTTCTGCCTGGAGAGCGACATCAACTTCATGCGTTCGCGGGGGCTCGCCAAGGGCGGCAGTCTGGACAATGCGGTGGTTTTCGGAGCCAACGGCCCCCTCAACGAGTCCCTGCGTTTCGAGGACGAGGCCGTCCGCCACAAGATGATGGACCTGGTGGGCGACCTGGCCCTCCTGGGCGCCCCCCTGGAAGGCTTCGTGGAGGCCCACTGCGCCGGCCACGCCGTCCACGTGGCGCTGGCCAAGGCCATCCTCGCCGATCCCACCGCCTGGACCTGGGCGGATTCCGAGGCCGGCGTCAGGCCCAGGAAGCTTTTTGCCCAGGGCCTTCCCGCCGCCCACGCCATCCCCGCCTGA
- a CDS encoding septal ring lytic transglycosylase RlpA family protein, translated as MDFNALCTQNWSRHFSIWIEDIQVVCHPVVTAPFGLQVNLLRKARSLSRYTAVVVVLLFSLHCTRPQATPVASFPDVPAAEEPSDHADAKVYTETGEASWYGGDDGFAGRATANGETFDPRELTCAHRTLPFGAKIEVRNLDTGKRAVLRVNDRGPFIRGRMLDVSERAAKELGMHGRGTSRVRITSVDTKGKPAPIDPATLLGDAYTVQVAALSDPANIARISKELQSAVGPVNLVEARTQGGVTVKRVRVGSYATQDEAQKASDLISKLFRDRGLEPFITREN; from the coding sequence ATGGACTTCAATGCGCTGTGCACTCAGAACTGGAGCAGGCATTTCAGCATCTGGATCGAAGACATCCAGGTGGTCTGCCACCCCGTCGTCACGGCGCCCTTCGGCCTCCAGGTGAACCTCCTCCGGAAGGCCCGGTCCCTGAGCCGCTATACGGCCGTGGTGGTGGTCCTCCTCTTCTCCCTGCACTGCACCCGGCCCCAGGCCACCCCCGTCGCGTCCTTCCCGGACGTCCCGGCGGCCGAGGAGCCTAGCGATCATGCGGACGCCAAGGTCTACACTGAGACCGGCGAAGCCAGCTGGTACGGCGGCGACGACGGCTTCGCCGGCCGGGCCACCGCCAACGGCGAGACCTTCGACCCCCGCGAGCTCACCTGCGCCCACCGCACGCTGCCCTTCGGCGCGAAGATCGAGGTGCGGAACCTGGACACCGGCAAGCGCGCCGTGCTGCGGGTGAACGACCGCGGTCCCTTCATCCGGGGACGCATGCTGGACGTGTCGGAGCGGGCCGCCAAGGAACTGGGCATGCACGGCCGCGGCACCTCCCGGGTCCGCATCACCTCCGTGGACACCAAGGGCAAGCCGGCCCCCATCGATCCCGCCACCCTGCTGGGCGACGCCTACACGGTCCAGGTGGCCGCCCTCTCCGACCCCGCCAACATCGCCCGCATCTCCAAGGAGCTGCAGTCGGCCGTGGGCCCCGTGAACCTCGTGGAGGCCCGGACCCAGGGCGGTGTGACCGTCAAGCGGGTGCGGGTGGGCAGCTACGCCACCCAGGACGAGGCCCAGAAGGCCTCGGACCTCATCTCCAAGCTGTTCCGGGACCGGGGCCTCGAGCCCTTCATAACGCGTGAGAATTGA